A window of Melospiza melodia melodia isolate bMelMel2 chromosome Z, bMelMel2.pri, whole genome shotgun sequence contains these coding sequences:
- the TMEM171 gene encoding transmembrane protein 171, whose translation MYISQRQLQNEQVCSLVFCCGNCQFAQFLIFGFLFLTSGMLISILGIWVPGCSPGWHMIQLNHTGTSDTDLQGCGFLPLQILGPLIVLIGLSFFVIAHVKKKQNLYLNQESCESEQHPHSPESFQVTLGDAVMVFPSPPPPYFADPMSPTLTHCLMPSVLPTSVDPPPYHSLFPDGAQLGDDERTVAVRDYESVYTISGSSSPSDILPMPCLSSEPPPKYEEKASITNNEYSPSSSLSFSSVSLATSDTSF comes from the exons ATGTATATAAGTCAAAGACAACTGCAAAATGAGCAGGTGTGCAGCCTTGTTTTTTGTTGTGGGAACTGTCAGTTTGCCCAGTTTCTCATATTTGGATTCCTGTTTTTAACTAGTGGAATGTTAATTAGCATCCTGGGCATTTGGGTTCCTGgttgcagccctggctggcatATGATACAGCTCAACCACACTGGCACTTCTGACACAGACCTCCAGGGCTGTGGATTCCTGCCACTTCAAATCTTGGGACCTTTGATTGTGCTCATTGGGTTGTCTTTCTTCGTGATAGCTCATGTTAAAAAGAAGCAAAACTTATATCTCAACCAAGAATCCTGTGAAAGTGAACAACATCCTCACAGCCCTGAATCTTTTCAGGTTACATTAG GTGATGCTGTGATGGTATTCCCATCCCCACCACCTCCTTATTTTGCTGACCCTATGTCACCAACTCTGACTCATTGTCTTATGCCGAGTGTTCTGCCTACAAGTGTAGATCCACCACCATACCACTCTCTCTTCCCTGATGG AGCACAGCTTGGTGATGATGAAAGAACAGTTGCTGTTAGAGACTATGAATCCGTATATACAATTTCTGGAAGCAGCTCACCTTCAGATATTTTACCAATGCCATGCCTTTCTTCTGAACCACCACCAAAATATGAAGAGAAAGCATCAATAACAAATAATGAATATTCACCATCTTCTTCCTTATCTTTTTCATCTGTTTCCTTAGCCACATCTGACACCAGCTTCTAA